One stretch of Nocardia mangyaensis DNA includes these proteins:
- a CDS encoding MBL fold metallo-hydrolase, protein MVSVDRRYTGHLTPGTGAQQRDVPGARITKMSVGPMDNNTYLVQSTATGATVLIDAANDAARILELTTQETPGQVELIVTTHQHPDHWQALTEVTKSLGVPTAAHPLDADPLPVTPDRLLTDGDTIDVGDLTLEVIHLRGHTPGSLALALTDTTGHTHLFTGDSLFPGGLGRTTNPSDFGTLFGDVTSKIFDRYPDDTLVYPGHGDDTTLGAERPHLAEWSDRGW, encoded by the coding sequence ATGGTCTCAGTCGATCGCCGCTACACCGGTCACCTCACCCCCGGCACGGGCGCGCAGCAGCGCGACGTCCCCGGCGCCCGCATCACCAAGATGTCGGTCGGCCCGATGGACAACAACACCTACCTGGTGCAGAGCACCGCCACCGGCGCCACGGTCCTGATCGACGCCGCCAACGACGCCGCCCGCATCCTCGAACTGACCACCCAGGAAACCCCCGGCCAGGTCGAACTGATCGTCACCACTCACCAGCACCCCGACCACTGGCAGGCCCTGACCGAGGTCACGAAGTCACTCGGCGTCCCCACCGCGGCCCACCCCCTGGACGCGGACCCCCTCCCGGTCACCCCCGACCGCCTCCTCACCGACGGCGACACGATCGACGTCGGCGACCTCACCCTCGAAGTCATCCACCTGCGCGGCCACACCCCCGGCTCCCTCGCGCTGGCCCTCACCGACACCACCGGCCACACCCACCTCTTCACCGGTGACTCGCTATTTCCGGGGGGTCTTGGGCGGACAACAAATCCGAGCGACTTCGGAACCCTGTTCGGCGACGTGACCAGCAAGATCTTTGACCGCTACCCGGATGACACGTTGGTCTACCCCGGCCACGGCGACGACACAACTCTAGGCGCAGAGCGTCCACATCTCGCGGAGTGGAGTGATCGAGGATGGTGA